A genomic window from Quercus lobata isolate SW786 chromosome 10, ValleyOak3.0 Primary Assembly, whole genome shotgun sequence includes:
- the LOC115964460 gene encoding expansin-A23-like has product MAGFGIVAAWATILALVFASNGAHGWDYAHATFYGDIGGGETMMGACGYGNLFDQGYGLETTALSTALFNNGATCGACFQIRCIDSPWCKKGAGIIRVTATNFCPPDYSKTEDIWCNPPQKHFDLSMSMFLKIAEYRGGIVPVMYRRVMCYKKGGIKFELKGNPYWLLVLVYNVGGVGEVSNVKIKGSNTGWIQMSRNWGQNWQTGVRLDGQSLSFQVTGSDGRIVQSDNVAPSNWQFNRVYEGKNF; this is encoded by the exons ATGGCTGGCTTTGGAATTGTGGCTGCTTGGGCTACTATTTTGGCTCTGGTCTTTGCGTCTAATGGTGCTCATGGCTGGGATTATGCTCATGCAACATTTTATGGTGATATTGGAGGCGGTGAAACCATGA TGGGAGCTTGTGGTTATGGAAATCTATTCGATCAAGGTTATGGTCTTGAGACAACAGCATTAAGCACTGCTCTTTTCAACAATGGGGCTACATGTGGTGCTTGCTTTCAAATAAGATGCATAGACTCACCATGGTGCAAAAAAGGTGCAGGTATAATTCGAGTAACAGCCACCAATTTTTGTCCTCCTGACTATTCCAAAACCGAAGACATTTGGTGCAACCCACCACAGAAACATTTCGACCTCTCCATGTCAATGTTCCTAAAGATTGCAGAATACAGAGGTGGAATTGTTCCTGTTATGTATCGGAGAGTCATGTGTTACAAGAAAGGTGGGATTAAGTTTGAGTTAAAGGGAAATCCATATTGGTTGCTGGTGTTAGTGTACAATGTTGGGGGTGTTGGCGAAGTTAGTAATGTGAAAATTAAGGGTTCCAATACTGGTTGGATACAAATGTCACGTAATTGGGGCCAAAATTGGCAAACTGGGGTTCGTTTAGATGGCCAAAGCTTGTCTTTCCAAGTGACTGGTAGTGATGGTAGAATAGTGCAGTCTGATAATGTTGCACCCTCAAATTGGCAATTCAATAGGGTATATGAGGGCAAGAATTTTTAG
- the LOC115963027 gene encoding probable F-box protein At4g22030 translates to MASVLLLPSSSSSCCCSRKINAAIHVPKLPKLTLSVPKIPMRILGEELNIRDEFLNTIPVEKINYRSHNSSTNIVTAQLYAILEAVADRVEMHANIEEQRDNWNTLLLNSINMMILTAATMAGVAATAGGIGMPLLALKLSSTLLYSAATGMLLIMNKIQPSQLAEEQRNATRLFKQLQSQIQTMIAIGTPTQEDVKEVMEKVLALDKAYPLPLLGAMLEKFPAKFEPAVWWPKNQVLQKKNFLHEGKQCNNGWNEELEMEMREIVKVVERKDIEDYVRLGNLALKINKTLAISGPLLTGIAALGSAFVGNGSWAPIVAVAAGALASTVNAFEHGGQVGMVIEMYRNCGGFFQLLQESIETTLEERDLEKRENGEFFEMKVALKLGRSLSQLRELARKSATSQVDEFASKLF, encoded by the coding sequence ATGGCTTCAGTTCTTCTAttaccttcatcttcttcttcatgttGTTGTTCAAGGAAAATCAATGCTGCTATTCATGTACCAAAGCTTCCAAAACTCACTCTCTCAGTTCCAAAAATACCAATGAGAATTCTAGGTGAGGAACTGAATATAAGAGACGAGTTCTTAAACACAATCCCAGTAGAAAAGATCAATTATAGATCACACAACTCTAGTACAAATATTGTTACCGCTCAACTCTATGCTATCTTAGAGGCCGTAGCTGATAGAGTAGAGATGCACGCCAACATTGAAGAACAACGTGACAACTGGAACACCCTTCTTCTAAACTCAATCAACATGATGATTCTCACTGCTGCAACAATGGCTGGTGTTGCAGCCACAGCTGGTGGCATTGGAATGCCCCTTTTGGCTTTGAAATTATCGTCTACTCTTTTGTATTCCGCGGCCACAGGAATGTTGctaataatgaataaaattcAGCCTTCACAGCTTGCTGAAGAGCAACGTAATGCTACAAGATTGTTCAAGCAGCTCCAGAGCCAAATCCAAACCATGATCGCCATTGGAACTCCAACTCAAGAAGATGTGAAGGAGGTGATGGAAAAAGTTTTGGCCCTTGATAAAGCCTACCCACTTCCCTTGCTTGGTGCAATGCTTGAAAAATTCCCCGCAAAGTTTGAGCCAGCTGTTTGGTGGCCAAAAAATCAAGtactacaaaagaaaaactttttacATGAAGGAAAACAATGTAACAATGGATGGAATGAGGAACTTGAAATGGAAATGCGAGAGATTGTGAAGGTGGTGGAGAGAAAAGACATTGAGGACTACGTAAGACTTGGCAACTTGGCATTGAAGATCAACAAGACTTTAGCTATCTCAGGTCCATTACTCACAGGCATTGCAGCATTGGGCTCAGCTTTTGTTGGTAATGGATCATGGGCACCAATAGTAGCAGTGGCTGCTGGGGCTTTAGCTAGCACAGTTAATGCTTTTGAGCATGGTGGACAAGTTGGGATGGTGATTGAGATGTATAGAAACTGTGGTGGCTTTTTCCAGTTACTGCAAGAATCAATTGAAACCACACTTGAGGAAAGAGATttggagaaaagagaaaatggggaattttttgaaatgaaggTGGCTTTGAAACTTGGGAGAAGCTTATCACAACTCAGAGAACTTGCAAGAAAGTCAGCTACTTCCCAAGTAGACGAATTTGCCAGCAAGCTTTTCTAG
- the LOC115962944 gene encoding probable F-box protein At4g22030 — translation MASVLLLPSSSSSCCCSRKINAAIYVPKLPKLSLSLPKIPMRNLGEELKTSDGFINTIPVENINHVIDDRSHNSSTNIVTTQLYAILEAAADRIEMHANIGEQRDNWNTLLLNSINMMILTAATMAGVAATAGGIGMPLLALKLSSTLLYSAATGMLLIMNKIQPSQLAEEQRNASRLFKQLQSQIQTVLAIGTPTQEDVKEVMEKVLALDKAYPLPLLGAMLEKFPAKFEPAVWWPKNQVLQKKNFLHEGKQCDNGWSEELEMEMREIVKVVERKDIEDYVRLGNLALKINKTLAISGPLLTGIAALGLAFVGNGSWAPIVAVAAGALASTVNAFEHGGQVGMVIEMYRNCGGFFQLLQDSIETTLEERDLEKRENGELFEMKVALKLGRSLSQLRELARKSASSHVDEFASKLF, via the coding sequence ATGGCTTCAGTTCTTCTATTaccttcatcatcttcttcatgTTGTTGTTCAAGGAAAATCAATGCTGCTATTTATGTCCCAAAGcttccaaaactctctctctcacttccaAAAATACCAATGAGAAATCTAGGAGAGGAACTGAAGACAAGTGATGGGTTCATAAACACAATCCCAGTAGAAAATATCAATCATGTCATTGATGATAGATCGCACAACTCTAGTACAAATATTGTTACCACTCAACTCTATGCTATCTTAGAGGCCGCAGCTGATAGAATAGAGATGCACGCCAACATTGGAGAACAACGTGACaattggaacacccttcttcTAAACTCCATCAACATGATGATTCTCACTGCCGCAACAATGGCTGGTGTTGCAGCCACAGCTGGTGGCATTGGAATGCCCCTTTTGGCGTTGAAATTATCGTCCACTCTTTTGTATTCCGCGGCCACGGGAATGTTGctaataatgaataaaattcAGCCTTCACAGCTTGCTGAAGAACAACGTAATGCTTCAAGATTGTTCAAGCAGCTCCAGAGCCAAATTCAAACTGTGCTCGCCATTGGAACTCCAACTCAAGAAGATGTGAAGGAGGTGATGGAAAAAGTTTTGGCCCTTGATAAAGCCTACCCACTTCCCTTGCTTGGTGCAATGCTTGAAAAATTCCCTGCAAAGTTTGAGCCAGCTGTTTGGTGGCCTAAAAATCaagtattacaaaagaaaaactttttacATGAAGGAAAACAATGTGACAATGGATGGAGTGAGGAACTTGAAATGGAAATGCGAGAGATTGTGAAGGTGGTGGAGAGAAAAGACATTGAGGACTATGTAAGACTTGGCAACTTGGCATTGAAGATCAACAAGACTTTAGCTATCTCAGGTCCATTACTCACAGGCATTGCAGCATTGGGCTTAGCTTTTGTTGGTAATGGATCATGGGCACCAATAGTAGCAGTGGCTGCTGGGGCTTTAGCTAGCACAGTTAATGCTTTTGAGCATGGTGGACAAGTTGGGATGGTGATTGAGATGTATAGAAACTGTGGTGGCTTTTTCCAACTACTGCAAGATTCAATTGAAACCACACTTGAGGAAAGAGATttggagaaaagagaaaatggggAATTGTTTGAAATGAAGGTGGCTTTGAAACTTGGGAGAAGCTTATCACAACTCAGAGAACTTGCTAGAAAGTCAGCTTCTTCCCATGTAGACGAATTCGCAAGCAAACTTTTCTAG
- the LOC115962963 gene encoding probable F-box protein At4g22030: MASVLLLPSSSSSCCCSRKINAAIHVPKLPKLSLSLPKIPMRNLGEELNIRDGFINTIPVEKINHVIEDRSYYSTNIVTTQLYAILEAVADRVEMHANIGEQRDNWNTLLLNSINMMILTAATMAGVAATAGGIGMPLLALKLSSTLLYSVATGMLLIMNKIQPSQLAEEQRNATRLFKQLQSQIQTLLAIGTPTQENVKEVMEKVLALDKAYPLPLLGAMLEKFPAKFEPAVWWPKNQVLQKKNFLHEGKQCNNGWTEELEMEMREIVKVVERKDIEDYVRLGNLALKINKTLAISGPLLTGIAALGSAFVGNGSWAPIVAVAAGALASTVNAFEHGGQVGMVIEMYRNCGGFFQLLQESIETTLEERDLEKRENGELFEMKVALKLGRSLSQLRELARKSASSHVDEFASKLF; this comes from the coding sequence ATGGCTTCAGTTCTTCTATTACCTTCATCGTCCTCTTCATGTTGTTGTTCAAGGAAAATCAATGCTGCTATTCATGTCCCAAAGcttccaaaactctctctctcacttccaAAAATACCAATGAGAAATCTAGGTGAGGAACTGAATATAAGAGATGGGTTCATAAACACAATCCCAGTAGAAAAGATCAATCATGTCATTGAAGATAGATCATACTATAGTACAAATATTGTTACCACTCAGCTCTATGCTATCTTAGAGGCTGTAGCTGATAGAGTAGAGATGCACGCCAACATTGGAGAACAACGTGACaattggaacacccttcttcTAAACTCCATCAACATGATGATTCTCACTGCCGCAACAATGGCTGGTGTTGCAGCCACAGCTGGTGGCATTGGAATGCCCCTTTTGGCGTTGAAATTATCGTCCACTCTTTTGTATTCCGTGGCCACGGGAATGTTGctaataatgaataaaattcAGCCTTCACAGCTTGCTGAAGAACAGCGTAATGCTACAAGATTGTTCAAGCAGCTCCAGAGCCAAATCCAAACCTTGCTCGCCATTGGAACTCCAACTCAAGAAAATGTGAAGGAGGTGATGGAAAAAGTTTTGGCACTTGATAAAGCCTACCCACTTCCCTTGCTTGGTGCAATGCTTGAAAAATTCCCTGCAAAGTTTGAGCCAGCTGTTTGGTGGCCTAAAAATCAAGtactacaaaagaaaaacttcTTACATGAAGGCAAACAATGTAACAATGGATGGACTGAGGAACTTGAAATGGAAATGCGAGAGATTGTTAAGGTGGTGGAGAGAAAAGACATTGAGGACTACGTAAGACTTGGCAACTTGGCATTGAAGATCAACAAGACTTTAGCTATCTCAGGTCCATTACTCACAGGCATTGCAGCCTTGGGCTCAGCTTTTGTTGGTAATGGATCATGGGCACCAATAGTGGCAGTGGCTGCTGGGGCTTTAGCTAGCACAGTTAATGCTTTTGAGCATGGTGGACAAGTTGGGATGGTGATTGAGATGTATAGAAACTGTGGTGGCTTTTTCCAGTTATTGCAAGAATCAATTGAGACCACACTTGAGGAAAGAGATttggagaaaagagaaaatggggAATTGTTTGAAATGAAGGTGGCTTTGAAACTTGGGAGAAGCTTATCACAACTCAGAGAACTCGCTAGAAAGTCAGCTTCTTCCCATGTAGACGAATTCGCAAGCAAGCTTTTCTAG